The Epilithonimonas zeae genome contains a region encoding:
- a CDS encoding nuclear transport factor 2 family protein → MTLEILKTKEDLRNLIDDYAYLGDEKKIPQVMDLFTPDLTYQVYMNGNLVSSVSGREDMENNFNGHANEVKTYFTLNGQHTVKIDGESATGISFSQLKMIREVEGKDVLTDYSVKYEDFYVNQNGNWLIKDRVAHFLIIESRAV, encoded by the coding sequence ATGACATTAGAAATCTTAAAAACAAAGGAAGATTTAAGAAACTTAATCGATGATTACGCTTATTTAGGTGATGAGAAGAAGATCCCACAGGTAATGGATTTGTTCACGCCCGACCTTACTTACCAAGTTTATATGAATGGAAATTTAGTTTCCAGCGTTTCAGGAAGAGAAGATATGGAGAATAACTTCAACGGTCACGCCAATGAAGTGAAAACATATTTTACTTTAAACGGACAACATACTGTAAAAATTGACGGAGAATCGGCTACTGGAATTTCATTTTCGCAACTTAAAATGATAAGAGAAGTAGAAGGAAAAGATGTTTTGACGGATTACAGTGTGAAATATGAAGACTTTTATGTCAATCAAAATGGAAATTGGCTTATCAAAGACCGTGTTGCTCATTTTTTAATTATTGAATCAAGAGCTGTATAA
- a CDS encoding bifunctional helix-turn-helix transcriptional regulator/GNAT family N-acetyltransferase — protein sequence MNIFERTGKMALGSRLRLLTSRFTDDAMKIYEMYDVAKFSPKWFPVFFVLSETEEITITEIAKEIGHSQPSVTKIVKEMIKADLINDKLESDDKRRNVVALTDTGKTLAKKMLNEQCVDIDLAVESLLSEANHNLWEAVAEWEFLLEQKSLLKRVQEQKKLRESKDVKIVEYEPKYQSVFKALNEEWISTYFEMEETDYKLLDNPQEYILDKGGKILVALYKDVPLGVCALIKMNDENYDFEMAKMAVSPKAQGKNLGWLLGQAIINSAKELGALKLYLESNTILKPAINLYYKMGFERITGRPTPYRRANIQMELDLKK from the coding sequence ATGAATATATTTGAAAGAACGGGAAAAATGGCTTTGGGAAGCAGATTGCGTTTGCTGACGAGCCGGTTTACAGATGATGCAATGAAAATTTATGAAATGTATGATGTTGCGAAATTTTCTCCGAAATGGTTTCCGGTTTTCTTTGTTTTGTCAGAAACAGAGGAAATAACAATCACGGAAATCGCTAAAGAAATTGGACATTCTCAACCTTCTGTCACCAAAATTGTGAAGGAAATGATAAAAGCTGATTTAATCAATGATAAACTTGAATCTGATGACAAACGCAGAAATGTTGTCGCATTGACCGATACAGGAAAAACATTAGCAAAAAAAATGTTGAATGAACAATGCGTTGACATTGATCTCGCTGTGGAAAGTCTTTTGTCAGAAGCCAACCATAACCTTTGGGAAGCAGTTGCTGAGTGGGAATTTTTACTGGAACAAAAATCATTATTAAAACGAGTTCAGGAACAGAAAAAACTACGTGAAAGTAAAGATGTAAAAATCGTGGAATACGAACCAAAATATCAATCTGTTTTCAAAGCTTTGAATGAAGAATGGATTTCGACTTACTTTGAAATGGAAGAAACTGATTACAAATTACTGGACAATCCGCAGGAATACATTTTGGACAAAGGTGGAAAAATTTTAGTTGCGTTGTACAAAGACGTACCTTTAGGCGTTTGTGCTCTGATAAAAATGAATGACGAAAACTACGATTTTGAAATGGCAAAAATGGCGGTTTCTCCGAAAGCTCAAGGGAAAAACTTGGGTTGGCTTTTGGGTCAGGCAATTATTAATTCTGCTAAAGAATTAGGTGCTTTAAAATTATATTTGGAAAGCAATACGATACTGAAACCTGCGATTAATTTGTACTACAAAATGGGATTCGAAAGAATTACAGGTCGCCCAACTCCTTATAGACGGGCGAATATTCAGATGGAACTGGATTTGAAAAAGTAG
- a CDS encoding alpha/beta hydrolase, which produces MKIVTTAMVLSFLFIGQAFAQNKKSNQTKMNVTEQNEHYTFKLSDKVIRKAVTFKNRYGITLSGDLYLPKNADNEKLAALAISGPFGAVKEQSSGLYANQMAERGFAVIAFDPSYTGESGGEPRDIASPDINTEDFSAAVDFLGLQHNVDRNKIGIIGICGFATFALNATIADKRVKAVATTSAYDISRVSAKGYYDKMTPEERTKAFETMSLQRWVDAENGKPEYPTTHLPEKLKGDEPQFVKDYFDYYKTPRGYHKRSLNSNKGWTKTNSLSFANSVMLSYIKEISPRPMLLIAGENAHSKYMSEDIYKMASEPKELMIIPNAVHVDLYDRVDVIPFEKLDHFFRTNLK; this is translated from the coding sequence ATGAAAATAGTAACCACAGCGATGGTTTTGTCCTTTCTTTTCATCGGACAGGCATTTGCGCAGAATAAAAAATCAAATCAAACAAAAATGAATGTGACGGAACAAAACGAACATTATACGTTTAAGCTAAGTGATAAAGTAATCCGAAAAGCGGTGACTTTCAAAAACCGTTACGGAATAACCCTTTCCGGAGATCTATACCTTCCAAAAAATGCAGATAACGAAAAACTAGCAGCTTTGGCAATCAGCGGACCGTTTGGTGCGGTAAAAGAACAGTCTTCAGGTTTGTATGCCAACCAAATGGCGGAAAGGGGTTTTGCCGTTATCGCTTTTGACCCTTCATATACCGGTGAAAGTGGGGGTGAGCCGAGAGATATTGCTTCACCCGACATCAATACCGAAGATTTTAGTGCGGCAGTTGATTTCTTAGGGCTTCAACACAATGTAGACCGAAACAAAATCGGAATCATCGGAATTTGTGGTTTTGCAACTTTTGCTTTGAATGCGACCATTGCCGACAAACGAGTGAAAGCGGTGGCGACGACGAGCGCTTATGATATTTCAAGAGTCAGCGCCAAAGGATATTACGATAAAATGACTCCCGAAGAACGTACAAAAGCTTTCGAAACAATGAGCCTGCAACGTTGGGTGGATGCCGAAAACGGAAAACCGGAATATCCGACAACCCATTTGCCGGAAAAATTAAAAGGTGATGAACCTCAATTTGTTAAGGATTATTTTGATTATTACAAAACGCCGAGAGGGTATCATAAACGTTCTTTAAACTCGAATAAAGGCTGGACGAAAACCAATTCTCTGTCTTTTGCCAATTCCGTAATGTTGAGTTATATCAAAGAAATTTCACCAAGACCTATGCTTCTTATTGCCGGGGAAAATGCACACTCCAAATATATGAGTGAAGATATTTACAAAATGGCTTCAGAACCGAAAGAATTGATGATTATTCCAAATGCGGTTCACGTAGATTTATACGATAGAGTCGATGTAATTCCTTTTGAAAAGCTGGATCATTTCTTCAGAACCAATTTGAAATAA
- a CDS encoding cupin domain-containing protein, producing the protein MNTDIPKISDFPTGEENRAYAQYFIGKSYLAPLTSNKDLNVPLSNVTFEPGCRNNWHSHTGGQLLIVVGGEGLYQERGKPARRLKTGDIVEIAPNVEHWHGATSESWFSHLATNGNPQTNQNIWLEAVSDEEFAEANKK; encoded by the coding sequence ATGAATACGGATATTCCTAAAATAAGTGATTTTCCGACAGGTGAAGAAAACAGGGCTTATGCGCAGTACTTTATTGGCAAATCCTATTTGGCGCCACTTACAAGCAACAAAGATTTAAATGTTCCCCTTTCTAATGTCACATTTGAACCGGGTTGTCGCAACAATTGGCACAGCCATACAGGCGGACAGCTTTTGATTGTTGTGGGTGGAGAAGGTTTATATCAGGAAAGAGGAAAACCTGCCCGTCGTTTAAAAACCGGGGATATCGTAGAAATTGCTCCAAACGTTGAGCATTGGCACGGCGCGACTTCCGAAAGTTGGTTTTCGCATTTAGCGACGAATGGTAATCCGCAAACCAATCAAAATATTTGGCTGGAAGCTGTTTCCGACGAAGAATTTGCTGAGGCCAACAAAAAATAA
- a CDS encoding helix-turn-helix domain-containing protein → MLFFGNPHIPYSWETISTTYKGYTILFSEEFFKNSERSESLQQSSFFKIGGTPVLKITEEQRLFLNTIFQKMIAEQEGDYIYKDELIRNYISLIIHESLKLEPAKDFDQNKNAASRLSSVFLELLERQFPIETTNQPLQLKSAKDFAKILNVHVNYLNRAVKEVTGKSTTTHITERILTEAKALLQHTDWNISEIAFALGFDYPTYFNNFFKKQTGTNPKTFRLTEV, encoded by the coding sequence GTGCTTTTTTTTGGAAATCCGCATATTCCGTATTCCTGGGAAACGATTTCAACAACTTATAAAGGCTATACCATTCTTTTTTCTGAAGAATTTTTCAAAAATTCTGAACGTTCCGAAAGCTTGCAGCAATCTTCTTTCTTTAAAATTGGTGGAACTCCGGTTCTGAAAATTACCGAAGAGCAAAGACTTTTTCTAAATACCATTTTCCAAAAGATGATTGCAGAGCAGGAAGGCGATTATATTTATAAAGATGAACTTATTCGCAACTACATTAGCCTGATCATCCACGAATCTCTAAAGCTGGAACCAGCAAAAGATTTTGACCAGAACAAGAATGCGGCATCAAGATTATCATCCGTTTTTCTGGAGCTATTGGAAAGACAATTTCCTATCGAAACAACAAACCAGCCTCTGCAGCTGAAATCAGCTAAGGATTTTGCAAAAATTCTGAATGTTCACGTTAATTATCTCAATCGTGCCGTGAAAGAAGTTACCGGAAAATCCACCACAACCCATATCACGGAACGTATTCTCACAGAAGCAAAAGCATTGCTGCAGCATACCGACTGGAATATTTCAGAAATCGCTTTCGCACTAGGATTCGATTATCCGACGTATTTTAATAATTTTTTCAAAAAACAGACCGGAACCAATCCGAAAACATTCCGTTTGACGGAGGTTTGA
- a CDS encoding DapH/DapD/GlmU-related protein produces the protein MSFNKDIFVRLRDGETIMPNDPEIHKLREASYEIKKQLIELNNSTEPDEILNILGEIVGEKLKNVAVFTPVYINYGKNLKIGKNVFINFDCTFLTLGGITIEDDVLIGPKVSLITENHPLEPQHRKGLIGKSILIKKNAWIGANSTILPGVTIGENAVVAAGAVVSKDVPDNVVVGGIPAKIIKTIES, from the coding sequence ATGAGCTTTAACAAAGATATTTTCGTCAGACTTCGGGATGGCGAAACAATAATGCCTAATGACCCGGAAATTCATAAATTGCGGGAAGCTTCTTATGAAATTAAGAAACAATTGATTGAATTAAATAATTCCACAGAGCCGGATGAGATTTTAAACATATTAGGTGAAATTGTCGGTGAGAAATTGAAGAATGTAGCGGTATTTACACCTGTTTATATCAACTACGGGAAGAATCTTAAGATTGGTAAAAATGTGTTCATCAATTTCGACTGTACTTTTCTGACTTTAGGCGGAATTACCATTGAAGATGACGTTTTAATAGGTCCGAAAGTAAGTCTGATAACAGAAAATCATCCTTTAGAGCCTCAACATAGGAAAGGATTGATTGGTAAATCAATTTTAATCAAGAAAAATGCGTGGATTGGAGCCAATTCAACGATTCTTCCCGGAGTTACGATTGGTGAAAATGCAGTTGTTGCTGCCGGAGCTGTAGTTTCAAAGGATGTTCCGGACAATGTTGTGGTAGGAGGGATTCCTGCAAAAATCATCAAAACAATAGAATCATAA